Within Nosocomiicoccus ampullae, the genomic segment TGTTAACTATCCATATTCATATTTACACATCATAAGAAAAGAAGATAGCTATGAATCGTAATATATGGAAAATACTATTTTTAATATTACTCTCAATTAATTTAATCGTAATATTAACTATCGGCTATAAAATTTTAACGACACCGAGTTATGACAATTTTACTGAAAAATCAAATCAAACTCACACGTCACCAATTCAAGTCGTTACAAATAACGAAACGATAGAACACGCGATTAATCAACAAATTGACGAAAACATGTACGTCAATATTAATGAGGACGGTATCATTATAGAAACGGGATACCATGTACTAAACCTAGATATACCTGTAAAAATCTCAATAGAACCACTTGTAAAAGACGATAAAATTATTCTACAATTAAAAGATATAGACGTTGCTTCATTATCCATTAGTATGGATATGCTCTACGATACACTTAAAAATCATGTAGAGCTTGGTGAAGGAATGACTTTTAG encodes:
- a CDS encoding DUF2140 family protein produces the protein MNRNIWKILFLILLSINLIVILTIGYKILTTPSYDNFTEKSNQTHTSPIQVVTNNETIEHAINQQIDENMYVNINEDGIIIETGYHVLNLDIPVKISIEPLVKDDKIILQLKDIDVASLSISMDMLYDTLKNHVELGEGMTFSDESAEIIIDSKVFKDQLEYDVTIDEIDYKNDKWYFSVDGVL